TGAATGCGCTGCGGAACAAATTTGCGTAATCAATCTGGTATGAAAATTGCTCAAGTATAGCTTGCGTGTCGCAGGAAGTTGGCGCGAAAAAGCCTCAAGGAAGAAAAAACCACCACCATGGAAGGAAAACGTTTGCCATGATGAACGAAGCCCTGGCTACCCATAGTATTTGGGATCTGGTCGCACAGGCTGGATTGCTGGTCAAGCTGGTCATGCTGGGTCTTTTGGGGGCATCTCTCGTCTCCTGGGCCATGATTTTTGACAAGTGGCGCCGTTTCCGCCGCATCACCCGTGAATCGGACGAGTTTGAAGAGCGATTCTGGAGCGGCGGCAATGTCACGGCGTTTTACCAGACAGCATCGCAAGAGTGGCCGGAGTGTCCCATCGTCACCATGTTCACCACCGGTTTCCGGGAGTGGAAACGCTGGGAGAGCGGTGAGCGGACAGGCGGCACCACCGCCCCCCGGGACGGCAGTGAGACCGGGGATCTGGTCGCCAGTGTCCGGCGTGCCATGACGGTAGCCCTGAACCGGGAGATCGACCAACTGGAACGCGGTCTGACCTTTTTGGCAACTGTTGGCTCCACAAGTCCGTTTGTCGGCTTGTTTGGCACCGTGTGGGGTATCATGAATGCCTTCCGTGGCCTGGCCGGCGCCAAAACGACAACGCTGACCATGGTGGCCCCCGGCATCGCCGAAGCCCTGATTGCCACAGCCATGGGTCTGGTAGCCGCCATACCGGCGGTGATTGCCTTCAACAACTACTCCGCCGAGTTGCGCCGCCTGAACCAGAAGATGGACAACTTCGGCGCCGAATTTCTCAACATCATCGAACGGCGGGTCGCCCGCATGAGAAGGAGCGCCTGATGGGTATGGGATCCTCCATGGGATCTGGCCGCCATGGTCCCATGAGCGACATCAACGTCACCCCCATGGT
This genomic window from Magnetococcales bacterium contains:
- the tolQ gene encoding protein TolQ, yielding MNEALATHSIWDLVAQAGLLVKLVMLGLLGASLVSWAMIFDKWRRFRRITRESDEFEERFWSGGNVTAFYQTASQEWPECPIVTMFTTGFREWKRWESGERTGGTTAPRDGSETGDLVASVRRAMTVALNREIDQLERGLTFLATVGSTSPFVGLFGTVWGIMNAFRGLAGAKTTTLTMVAPGIAEALIATAMGLVAAIPAVIAFNNYSAELRRLNQKMDNFGAEFLNIIERRVARMRRSA